A window from Molothrus ater isolate BHLD 08-10-18 breed brown headed cowbird chromosome 24, BPBGC_Mater_1.1, whole genome shotgun sequence encodes these proteins:
- the LCK gene encoding tyrosine-protein kinase Lck isoform X2, with protein sequence MGCCCSSDYDEDWIENIDICEHCNYPIEPDSKRQVRRDPLVSYESLSPPCSPMQDKLVVALYNYEPKHDGDLGLRKGEKLRVLEENGEWWKAQSLTTGQEGLIPHNFVALVNSLEPEPWFFKNISRKDAERQLLASGNTHGSFLIRESETSKGSYSLSVRDLDESQGETVKHYKIRNLDNGGFYISPRAPFSSLRELVQHYTRSSDGLCCRLGKPCQTQKPQKPWWQDEWEVPRESLKLVEKLGAGQFGEVWMGFYNGHTKVAVKSLKAGSMSPSAFLAEANLMKKLQHPRLVRLYAVVTKEPIYIITEFMEKGSLVDFLKTSEGVKLSINKLLDMAAQVAEGMAFIEAKNYIHRDLRAANILVSDTLCCKIADFGLARLIEDNEYTAREGAKFPIKWTAPEAINYGTFTIKSDVWSFGILLTEIVTYGRIPYPGMTNPEVIQNLERGYRMPQPEQCPPELYELMRQCWKENPEERPTFDFLRSVLEDFFTATEGQYQQQP encoded by the exons atgggctgctgctgcagctcagactACGACGAGGACTGGATCGAGAACATCGACATCTGCGAGCACTGCAATTACCCCATCGAGCCCGACAGCAAGCGCCAGGTGAGGAGGG ACCCCCTGGTGTCCTACGAGTCCTTGTCACCTCCGTGCTCCCCCATGCAAG ACAAGCTGGTGGTGGCCCTGTACAACTACGAGCCCAAGCACGACGGGGACCTGGGGCTGCGCAAGGGGGAGAAGCTGCGAGTGCTGGAAGA gaacGGGGAGTGGTGGAAGGCGCAGTCGCTCACCACGGGCCAGGAGGGGCTGATCCCGCACAACTTCGTGGCCTTGGTGAACAGCCTGGAGCCCGAGCC GTGGTTCTTCAAGAACATCAGCCGCAAGGACGCCGAGCGGCAGCTCCTGGCCTCGGGCAACACCCACGGCTCCTTCCTCATCCGCGAGAGCGAGACCTCCAAAG gctcgTACTCGCTCTCCGTGCGGGACCTGGACGAGAGCCAGGGAGAGACGGTGAAGCACTACAAGATCCGGAACCTGGACAACGGCGGCTTCTACATCTCCCCCCGCGCCCccttcagcagcctcagggagCTGGTGCAGCACTACACAC GCAGCTCCGACGGGCTCTGCTGCCGCCTGGGCAAGCCCTGCCAGACGCAGAAGCCGCAGAAGCCGTGGTGGCAGGACGAGTGGGAGGTGCCGCGGGAGTCGCTGAAGCTGGTGGAGAAGCTGGGAGCGGGGCAGTTCGGAGAGGTCTGGATGG GTTTCTACAACGGGCACACGAAGGTGGCAGTGAAGAGCCTCAAGGCTGGCAGCATGTCCCCCAGTGCCTTCCTGGCCGAGGCCAACCTGATGAAGAAGCTGCAGCACCCGCGGCTGGTGCGGCTCTACGCCGTGGTCACCAAGGAGCCCATCTACATCATCACCGAGTTCATGGAGAAGG GCAGCCTCGTGGATTTCCTCAAGACCTCGGAAGGAGTCAAGCTCAGCATCAACAAACTCCTGGACATGGCAGCTcag GTTGCTGAAGGCATGGCTTTCATCGAGGCCAAGAATTACATCCACAGGGACCTGAGGGCCGCCAACATCCTGGTGTCGGACACTCTGTGCTGCAAAATCGCCGATTTTGGGCTGGCCCGGCTCATCGAGGACAACGAGTACACGGCTCGGGAGG GAGCCAAATTCCCCATTAAGTGGACGGCGCCCGAGGCCATCAACTACGGCACGTTCACCATCAAGTCGGACGTGTGGTCCTTCGGCATCCTGCTCACCGAGATCGTCACCTACGGCCGCATCCCGTATCCAG GCATGACGAACCCCGAGGTGATCCAGAACCTGGAGCGGGGTTACCGCATGCCTCAGCCCGAGCAGTGCCCGCCGGAGCTGTACGAGCTGATGAGGCAGTGCTGGAAGGAGAACCCCGAGGAGCGCCCCACCTTCGACTTCCTCAGGAGCGTCCTCGAGGACTTCTTCACTGCCACCGAGGGCCAGtaccagcagcagccctga
- the LCK gene encoding tyrosine-protein kinase Lck isoform X3, with protein sequence MGCCCSSDYDEDWIENIDICEHCNYPIEPDSKRQRPIRNGSEVRDPLVSYESLSPPCSPMQDKLVVALYNYEPKHDGDLGLRKGEKLRVLEENGEWWKAQSLTTGQEGLIPHNFVALVNSLEPEPWFFKNISRKDAERQLLASGNTHGSFLIRESETSKGSYSLSVRDLDESQGETVKHYKIRNLDNGGFYISPRAPFSSLRELVQHYTRFYNGHTKVAVKSLKAGSMSPSAFLAEANLMKKLQHPRLVRLYAVVTKEPIYIITEFMEKGSLVDFLKTSEGVKLSINKLLDMAAQVAEGMAFIEAKNYIHRDLRAANILVSDTLCCKIADFGLARLIEDNEYTAREGAKFPIKWTAPEAINYGTFTIKSDVWSFGILLTEIVTYGRIPYPGMTNPEVIQNLERGYRMPQPEQCPPELYELMRQCWKENPEERPTFDFLRSVLEDFFTATEGQYQQQP encoded by the exons atgggctgctgctgcagctcagactACGACGAGGACTGGATCGAGAACATCGACATCTGCGAGCACTGCAATTACCCCATCGAGCCCGACAGCAAGCGCCAG AGGCCGATCCGCAACGGCTCCGAGGTCCGAGACCCCCTGGTGTCCTACGAGTCCTTGTCACCTCCGTGCTCCCCCATGCAAG ACAAGCTGGTGGTGGCCCTGTACAACTACGAGCCCAAGCACGACGGGGACCTGGGGCTGCGCAAGGGGGAGAAGCTGCGAGTGCTGGAAGA gaacGGGGAGTGGTGGAAGGCGCAGTCGCTCACCACGGGCCAGGAGGGGCTGATCCCGCACAACTTCGTGGCCTTGGTGAACAGCCTGGAGCCCGAGCC GTGGTTCTTCAAGAACATCAGCCGCAAGGACGCCGAGCGGCAGCTCCTGGCCTCGGGCAACACCCACGGCTCCTTCCTCATCCGCGAGAGCGAGACCTCCAAAG gctcgTACTCGCTCTCCGTGCGGGACCTGGACGAGAGCCAGGGAGAGACGGTGAAGCACTACAAGATCCGGAACCTGGACAACGGCGGCTTCTACATCTCCCCCCGCGCCCccttcagcagcctcagggagCTGGTGCAGCACTACACAC GTTTCTACAACGGGCACACGAAGGTGGCAGTGAAGAGCCTCAAGGCTGGCAGCATGTCCCCCAGTGCCTTCCTGGCCGAGGCCAACCTGATGAAGAAGCTGCAGCACCCGCGGCTGGTGCGGCTCTACGCCGTGGTCACCAAGGAGCCCATCTACATCATCACCGAGTTCATGGAGAAGG GCAGCCTCGTGGATTTCCTCAAGACCTCGGAAGGAGTCAAGCTCAGCATCAACAAACTCCTGGACATGGCAGCTcag GTTGCTGAAGGCATGGCTTTCATCGAGGCCAAGAATTACATCCACAGGGACCTGAGGGCCGCCAACATCCTGGTGTCGGACACTCTGTGCTGCAAAATCGCCGATTTTGGGCTGGCCCGGCTCATCGAGGACAACGAGTACACGGCTCGGGAGG GAGCCAAATTCCCCATTAAGTGGACGGCGCCCGAGGCCATCAACTACGGCACGTTCACCATCAAGTCGGACGTGTGGTCCTTCGGCATCCTGCTCACCGAGATCGTCACCTACGGCCGCATCCCGTATCCAG GCATGACGAACCCCGAGGTGATCCAGAACCTGGAGCGGGGTTACCGCATGCCTCAGCCCGAGCAGTGCCCGCCGGAGCTGTACGAGCTGATGAGGCAGTGCTGGAAGGAGAACCCCGAGGAGCGCCCCACCTTCGACTTCCTCAGGAGCGTCCTCGAGGACTTCTTCACTGCCACCGAGGGCCAGtaccagcagcagccctga
- the LCK gene encoding tyrosine-protein kinase Lck isoform X1 — MGCCCSSDYDEDWIENIDICEHCNYPIEPDSKRQRPIRNGSEVRDPLVSYESLSPPCSPMQDKLVVALYNYEPKHDGDLGLRKGEKLRVLEENGEWWKAQSLTTGQEGLIPHNFVALVNSLEPEPWFFKNISRKDAERQLLASGNTHGSFLIRESETSKGSYSLSVRDLDESQGETVKHYKIRNLDNGGFYISPRAPFSSLRELVQHYTRSSDGLCCRLGKPCQTQKPQKPWWQDEWEVPRESLKLVEKLGAGQFGEVWMGFYNGHTKVAVKSLKAGSMSPSAFLAEANLMKKLQHPRLVRLYAVVTKEPIYIITEFMEKGSLVDFLKTSEGVKLSINKLLDMAAQVAEGMAFIEAKNYIHRDLRAANILVSDTLCCKIADFGLARLIEDNEYTAREGAKFPIKWTAPEAINYGTFTIKSDVWSFGILLTEIVTYGRIPYPGMTNPEVIQNLERGYRMPQPEQCPPELYELMRQCWKENPEERPTFDFLRSVLEDFFTATEGQYQQQP, encoded by the exons atgggctgctgctgcagctcagactACGACGAGGACTGGATCGAGAACATCGACATCTGCGAGCACTGCAATTACCCCATCGAGCCCGACAGCAAGCGCCAG AGGCCGATCCGCAACGGCTCCGAGGTCCGAGACCCCCTGGTGTCCTACGAGTCCTTGTCACCTCCGTGCTCCCCCATGCAAG ACAAGCTGGTGGTGGCCCTGTACAACTACGAGCCCAAGCACGACGGGGACCTGGGGCTGCGCAAGGGGGAGAAGCTGCGAGTGCTGGAAGA gaacGGGGAGTGGTGGAAGGCGCAGTCGCTCACCACGGGCCAGGAGGGGCTGATCCCGCACAACTTCGTGGCCTTGGTGAACAGCCTGGAGCCCGAGCC GTGGTTCTTCAAGAACATCAGCCGCAAGGACGCCGAGCGGCAGCTCCTGGCCTCGGGCAACACCCACGGCTCCTTCCTCATCCGCGAGAGCGAGACCTCCAAAG gctcgTACTCGCTCTCCGTGCGGGACCTGGACGAGAGCCAGGGAGAGACGGTGAAGCACTACAAGATCCGGAACCTGGACAACGGCGGCTTCTACATCTCCCCCCGCGCCCccttcagcagcctcagggagCTGGTGCAGCACTACACAC GCAGCTCCGACGGGCTCTGCTGCCGCCTGGGCAAGCCCTGCCAGACGCAGAAGCCGCAGAAGCCGTGGTGGCAGGACGAGTGGGAGGTGCCGCGGGAGTCGCTGAAGCTGGTGGAGAAGCTGGGAGCGGGGCAGTTCGGAGAGGTCTGGATGG GTTTCTACAACGGGCACACGAAGGTGGCAGTGAAGAGCCTCAAGGCTGGCAGCATGTCCCCCAGTGCCTTCCTGGCCGAGGCCAACCTGATGAAGAAGCTGCAGCACCCGCGGCTGGTGCGGCTCTACGCCGTGGTCACCAAGGAGCCCATCTACATCATCACCGAGTTCATGGAGAAGG GCAGCCTCGTGGATTTCCTCAAGACCTCGGAAGGAGTCAAGCTCAGCATCAACAAACTCCTGGACATGGCAGCTcag GTTGCTGAAGGCATGGCTTTCATCGAGGCCAAGAATTACATCCACAGGGACCTGAGGGCCGCCAACATCCTGGTGTCGGACACTCTGTGCTGCAAAATCGCCGATTTTGGGCTGGCCCGGCTCATCGAGGACAACGAGTACACGGCTCGGGAGG GAGCCAAATTCCCCATTAAGTGGACGGCGCCCGAGGCCATCAACTACGGCACGTTCACCATCAAGTCGGACGTGTGGTCCTTCGGCATCCTGCTCACCGAGATCGTCACCTACGGCCGCATCCCGTATCCAG GCATGACGAACCCCGAGGTGATCCAGAACCTGGAGCGGGGTTACCGCATGCCTCAGCCCGAGCAGTGCCCGCCGGAGCTGTACGAGCTGATGAGGCAGTGCTGGAAGGAGAACCCCGAGGAGCGCCCCACCTTCGACTTCCTCAGGAGCGTCCTCGAGGACTTCTTCACTGCCACCGAGGGCCAGtaccagcagcagccctga
- the FAM167B gene encoding protein FAM167B, with protein MAFRQLKFKELGEEEPTWEQENLESLKALAAKLKLQTRRPSYLEWEARVRGQRWGTPGAPQSPPHPREQQPGGVCGFATVEAALEWLRTELREMQALDQRLAQQLMRLRARLHRLKVEQACHQHKEMLDDATFGLEGCEEDSDLLCTIPPKAAFLLSTPLKHIGVTRMNINSRRFSLC; from the exons ATGgctttcaggcagctgaaatTCAAGGAACTGGGCGAGGAGGAGCCcacctgggagcaggagaaCCTGGAGAGCCTGAAGGCGCTGGCGGCCAAGCTGAAGCTGCAGACGCGGCGCCCCTCGTACCTGGAGTGGGAGGCGCGGGTGAGGGGGCAGCGCTGGGGCACCCCCGGGGCACCGCAGAGCCCCCCGCACCCccgggagcagcagcctggtggcGTTTGTGGCTTTGCCACCGTGGAGGCGGCTCTGGAGTGGCTCAGGACGGAGCTG CGGGAGATGCAGGCCCTGGACCAGCGGCTGGCGCAGCAGCTGATGCGGCTGCGGGCGCGGCTGCACCGGCTGAAGGTGGAGCAGGCCTGCCACCAGCACAAGGAGATGCTGGACGACGCCACCTTCGGCCTCGAGGGCTGCGAGGAAGACTCGGATCTGCTGTGCACCATCCCCCCCAAGGCCGCCTTCCTGCTCTCCACGCCGCTCAAGCACATCGGCGTCACCCGCATGAACATCAACTCCCGCCGCTTCTCGCTGTGCTga
- the LOC118695536 gene encoding myotubularin-related protein 9-like translates to MEFSELIKTATVEDVLLSRQGLPAVRGTLCITSHHLLLSSCPRGELELWLLIRNVDAVEKRVCGSSGTITLRCKDLQVLQLEIPGMEECLNIASSIEALSSVDSVMMLYPFFYRPPSLQLQQGWHLRVPERHFQRVASQTSRWRLSTVNSDFSACPSYPPAVLVPAAVADDTVARAARFRQGGRFPVLSYFHPKNGTALLRSSQPLTGPNRRRSREDEQLLGTILAEGERGFVLDTRSAQAAKQARISGGGTEHKSAYPGWRRLHRALDRGRVLQDSFSRLVELCSDPAVTMERWLGRLDSSRWLGHVKAALSTACLAAQCLDREGCTVLVHGAEGTDTTLLVTALAQLILDPACRTLDGFQGLLEREWIQAGHPFQLRCARSASSHARGKQEAPVFLLFLDCVWQLSRQFPLSLEFGEQLLLTLFDNAYASAYGTFLCNNERERSLCKVKESTHSLWAWLNQPEERHKYLNPLYSHNPLVIWPCVEPQSIQLWQGFFLRWIRPSQHLEEAWGQIRRLVQGNSSSLQESTGKRQSQPLPEPPAGTGNGELGTAGTR, encoded by the exons ATGGAGTTCTCGGAGCTGATCAAGACGGCGACAGTGGAGGACGTGCTGCTGTCGCGACAGGGGCTGCCCGCGGTGCGGGGCACGCTGTGCATCACCAGCCAccacctgctgctctcctcctgcccccgCGGCgagctggagctctggctgctcatCCGCAACGTGGACGCCGTGGAGAAGAG GGTCTGCGGCTCCTCCGGCACCATCACGCTGCGCTGCAAGgacctgcaggtgctgcagctggagatcCCGGGCATGGAGGAGTGTCTGAACATCGCCAGCTCCATCGAG GCGCTGTCCTCGGTGGACTCGGTGATGATGCTGTACCCGTTCTTCTACCGCCCCCcgagcctgcagctccagcagggttGGCACCTCCGTGTCCCCGAGCGCCACTTCCAGCGGGTGGCCTCGCAG ACGAGCCGCTGGCGGCTGAGCACCGTGAACAGCGATTTCAGCGCCTGCCCCTCGTACCCGCCCGCCGTGCTGGTGCCCGCGGCCGTGGCCGATGACACCGTGGCGAGGGCGGCGCGGTTCCGGCAGGGCGGGCGCTTCCCCGTCCTCAGCTACTTCCACCCCAAAAACGGCACC gccctgctccgCAGCAGCCAGCCGCTGACAGGCCCCAACCGGCGGCGCAGCCGTGAGGacgagcagctcctggggacgATCCTGGCCGAGGGCGAGCGCGGCTTTGTCCTGGACACGCGCTCGGCGCAGGCGGCCAAGCAGGCGCGGATCAGCGGCGGCGGCACCGAGCACAAATCCGCCTACCCCGGCTGGCGGCGGCTGCACCGCGCCCTGGACAG gggcCGTGTGCTGCAGGACAGTTTCTCCAGGCTGGTGGAGCTCTGCAGTGACCCCGCTGTGACCATGGAGCGCTGGCTGGGCCGCCTGGACAGCAGCCGCTGGCTCGGCCACGTCAAGGCCGCCCTGAGCACGGCCTGCCTGGCTGCCCAGTGCCTGGACAG GGAGGGCTGCACGGTGCTGGTGCACGGCGCCGAGGGCACGGACACCACGCTGCTGGTGACGGCGCTGGCCCAGCTGATCCTGGACCCCGCCTGCCGCACCCTGGACGGcttccaggggctgctggagcggGAATGGATCCAG GCCGGGCACCCCTTCCAGCTGCGCTGCGCCCGCTCCGCCTCCTCCCACGCCCGGGGCAAGCAGGAGGCTCCcgttttcctcctcttcctggaCTGCGTGTGGCAGCTGAGCCGGCAGTTCCCCCTCTCCCTGGAATTcggggagcagctgctgctcaccctcTTTGACAACGCCTACGCCTCGGCCTACGGCACCTTCCTGTGCAATAACGAGAGGGAGAG GAGCCTGTGTAAGGTGAAGGAAAGCACCCACTCGCTGTGGGCATGGCTGAACCAGCCCGAGGAGAGGCACAAGTACCTGAACCCTCTGTACTCACACAACCCCTTGGTGATCTGGCCCTGCGTGGAGCCCCAGAGcatccagctgtggcagg GCTTTTTCCTGCGGTGGATCCGTCCCTCCCAGCACCTGGAGGAGGCCTGGGGGCAGATCCGGAGGTTGGTGCAGGGGAAcagctcctccctccaggagagcacagggaaaaggcagagccagcccctccctgagccccctgcagggacagggaatggtgaactggggacagcagggacaaggTGA
- the EIF3I gene encoding LOW QUALITY PROTEIN: eukaryotic translation initiation factor 3 subunit I (The sequence of the model RefSeq protein was modified relative to this genomic sequence to represent the inferred CDS: inserted 1 base in 1 codon) yields the protein MATPPHFLLLPEAXVVTMEIVTYFRRAATIPEVPPPADLSVAAMKPILLQGHERSITQIKYNREGDLLFTVAKDPIVNVWYSVNGERLGTYNGHTGAVWCVDADWDTRHVLTGSADNSCRLWDCETGKQLALVKTSSAVRTCGFDFGGNIIMFSTDKQMGYQCFVSFFDLRDPSQIENNEPYMKIPCSDSKITSAVWGPLGEFIIAGHENGELNQFSAKSGEQLSNIKEHTKQINDIQTSRDMTMFITASKDNTAKLFDCTSLEHLKTFRTERPVNSAALSPIFDHVVLGGGQEAMDVTTTSTRIGKFEARFFHLAFEEEFGRVKGHFGPINSVAFHPDGKSYSSGGEDGYVRIHYFDPQYFEFEFEA from the exons ATGGCAACGCCGCCGCACTTCCTGCTTTTACCGGAAG CCGTTGTTACCATGGAGATAGTGACGTATTTCCGGCGCGCCGCCACCATCCCGGAAGTGCCGCCCCCAGCAGACCTCAGCGTGGCCGCCATG AAGCCCATCCTGCTGCAAGGCCATGAGCGCTCCATCACTCAGATCAAATACAACCGCGAGGGAGACCTGCTGTTCACTGTGGCCAAAGATCCC ATTGTCAATGTTTGGTATTCGGTGAACGGCGAGAGGTTGGGAACCTACAATGGACACACGGGAGCTGTGTGGTGTGTGGATGCTGACT GGGACACCAGGCACGTCCTCACCGGCTCTGCAGACAACAGCTGCCGCCTGTGGGACTGTGAGACAG ggaagcagctggcCCTGGTGAAGACCAGCTCGGCCGTGAGGACGTGCGGCTTCGACTTTGGAGGGAACATCATCATGTTCTCCACGGACAAGCAGATGGGCTACCAGTGCTTTGTCAGCTTCTTCGACCTCAGGGACCCCAGCCAGATCG agAACAACGAGCCCTACATGAAGATTCCCTGCAGTGACTCCAAGATCACCAGCGCCGTGTGGGGCCCGCTCGGGGAGTTCATCATTGCTGGCCACGAGAACGGGGAGCTCAACCAGTTCAGTGCCAAG TCAGGGGAGCAGCTCTCCAATATCAAGGAGCACACCAAGCAAATCAACGACATCCAGACCTCCAGGGACATGACCATGTTCATCACTGCTTCCAAGGATAACACAGCCAAG ctctTTGACTGCACATCCCTGGAGCACCTGAAGACGTTCCGCACGGAGCGGCCGGTGAActctgctgccctttcccccATCTTTGACCAC GTGGTGctgggaggagggcaggaggccATGGATGTGACCACAACCTCCACCAGGATTGGCAAATTCGAGGCCAG GTTCTTCCACTTGGCTTTTGAGGAGGAGTTTGGCAGAGTCAAGGGACACTTTGGGCCCATCAACAGCGTGGCCTTCCACCCTGATGGGAAGAG ctACAGCAGTGGGGGTGAGGACGGCTACGTCCGCATCCATTACTTCGATCCCCAGTACTTCGAGTTCGAGTTTGAAGCCTGA
- the TMEM234 gene encoding transmembrane protein 234 isoform X1: MATAGQALALALVAALWGGTGPFLRAAAAGMEELQGRGRLRQLLAELHFLSLNCQYLVPFLLNQAGSLLFYLTLASTDLSVAVPLCNSLALVVTLVTGKILGEDIGGKRAVAGMLLTMLGVSLCLAGA; this comes from the exons ATGGCGACCGCGG GGCAGGCGCTGGCCCTGGCGCTGGTGGCCGCGCTGTGGGGCGGTACCGGGCCGTTCCtgagggcggcggcggcgggcatggaggagctgcagggccggggccgcctgcggcagctgctggcagagctgcacttCCTCAGCCTCAACTGCCAG TACCTGGTGCCCTTCCTGCTCAACCAGGCTGGATCTCTGCTCTTCTACCTCACCTTGGCCTCCACAg ACCTGTCCGTGGCAGTGCCACTCTGCAACTCCCTGGCTTTGGTTGTGACCTTGGTGActgggaaaatcctgggagaggaCATTGGGGGGAAAA gagctgtggcaggaaTGCTGCTCACCAtgctgggggtgtccctgtgcctggctggggcctga
- the TMEM234 gene encoding transmembrane protein 234 isoform X2 — translation MALSPLFRRAGAGPGAGGRAVGRYRAVPEGGGGGHGGAAGPGPPAAAAGRAALPQPQLPDLSVAVPLCNSLALVVTLVTGKILGEDIGGKRAVAGMLLTMLGVSLCLAGA, via the exons ATGGCTCTGAGCCCGCTGTTCCGCAGGGCAGGCGCTGGCCCTGGCGCTGGTGGCCGCGCTGTGGGGCGGTACCGGGCCGTTCCtgagggcggcggcggcgggcatggaggagctgcagggccggggccgcctgcggcagctgctggcagagctgcacttCCTCAGCCTCAACTGCCAG ACCTGTCCGTGGCAGTGCCACTCTGCAACTCCCTGGCTTTGGTTGTGACCTTGGTGActgggaaaatcctgggagaggaCATTGGGGGGAAAA gagctgtggcaggaaTGCTGCTCACCAtgctgggggtgtccctgtgcctggctggggcctga